A stretch of Candidatus Zixiibacteriota bacterium DNA encodes these proteins:
- a CDS encoding sigma-70 family RNA polymerase sigma factor, translating into MMAQLPSKEPSFQGVDLTPDDEHETRRLVNAFRRGDQQAYARIVQRYRNPVTSLAYRMVRDYDEAADIAQDVFVKMARNIDRYDDHRKFYTWLYRITVNASIDHIRRNQRHQHESLESFSEVEERQETGPELTYLRERLRTEIRNAADKLNAKQRSAFLLRDIGERKVDDVAGIMEMPEATVRWYLHRARSRIRKELLRRCPHLLFLLGIR; encoded by the coding sequence ATGATGGCCCAACTACCGTCCAAAGAACCGTCCTTTCAGGGTGTCGATCTCACCCCGGATGACGAGCACGAAACTCGTCGCCTGGTCAACGCGTTTCGACGGGGAGATCAGCAGGCCTACGCCCGAATTGTCCAGCGCTACCGAAACCCGGTGACGTCGCTGGCATATCGTATGGTTCGGGATTATGATGAAGCCGCCGATATTGCCCAGGATGTTTTTGTCAAGATGGCGCGCAATATCGACCGCTACGATGATCACCGGAAGTTCTACACCTGGCTTTACCGCATCACGGTTAACGCGTCGATCGATCATATCCGCCGCAATCAGCGTCACCAGCACGAGTCGCTCGAAAGTTTCTCTGAGGTCGAGGAGCGACAGGAAACTGGGCCGGAGCTCACCTATCTCAGGGAGCGTCTGCGCACGGAGATTCGAAACGCGGCCGACAAGCTCAATGCCAAGCAGCGCTCGGCGTTCCTGCTTCGGGATATCGGCGAAAGAAAGGTTGACGACGTGGCCGGAATTATGGAAATGCCCGAAGCCACGGTCCGTTGGTATCTGCACCGGGCAAGGTCTCGAATCCGCAAGGAATTACTCCGGCGGTGCCCGCATCTGCTTTTCCTGCTGGGCATTCGTTAG